In Amycolatopsis sp. EV170708-02-1, the following are encoded in one genomic region:
- a CDS encoding Gfo/Idh/MocA family oxidoreductase — translation MRSFVVGLGRAGAGLHLPVLAKLRERTPQLFDDHPVVACEPRETVVSRPGLVVAPTLHAAADGLRPDDTVVHVCTPPTQRLAVLSDLAALGFRKVIVEKPLTTDIDDLARIVRLRRKYKLHVEVVEPWLASSLTARLVELIRGGRFGAAKAIDIVQNKPRFRRSLVRPGHPTAFDVELPHGVALALRLAGAARVTHASGTDLEVEGNVGPRMGGAVVGLRHNSGVHTEIRSDLTSPVRERRVTVEFEHGSAVGHFAVSGDDHHSQLTLRANGRSEHVVLRDDAMTEWMSEAYRKFQLDGEQTQGFTFATEVVRLLSVAKNICAEPVTGPDAVATHAG, via the coding sequence GTGCGTTCATTCGTCGTGGGACTCGGCCGGGCCGGCGCGGGTCTGCATCTCCCCGTCTTGGCCAAACTCCGGGAACGGACCCCGCAGCTCTTCGACGATCATCCCGTCGTGGCCTGCGAACCGAGGGAGACCGTCGTCTCCCGGCCGGGTCTCGTGGTCGCGCCGACCCTCCACGCCGCGGCCGACGGCCTCCGTCCCGACGACACGGTCGTGCACGTGTGCACGCCACCGACCCAGCGTCTGGCGGTGCTCTCCGACCTCGCCGCACTGGGCTTTCGCAAGGTGATCGTGGAGAAACCCCTCACGACCGACATCGACGACCTCGCCCGGATCGTCCGCCTTCGCCGCAAGTACAAACTGCATGTCGAGGTCGTCGAGCCCTGGCTCGCCAGCAGTCTCACGGCGCGGCTGGTCGAGCTCATCCGCGGTGGCCGGTTCGGCGCCGCGAAAGCGATCGACATCGTGCAGAACAAGCCGAGATTCCGCCGGTCGCTCGTGCGGCCCGGCCACCCGACCGCCTTCGACGTCGAGCTGCCGCACGGTGTCGCGCTCGCGCTGCGGCTCGCGGGCGCCGCGCGGGTCACCCACGCGTCCGGAACCGATCTCGAGGTCGAGGGCAACGTCGGTCCCCGGATGGGCGGCGCCGTCGTCGGCCTCCGGCACAACTCGGGTGTCCACACGGAGATCCGCTCGGACCTCACCTCCCCGGTCCGCGAGCGGCGGGTCACCGTGGAGTTCGAACACGGCAGCGCGGTCGGGCATTTCGCGGTGAGCGGCGACGACCATCACTCGCAGCTGACGCTGCGGGCGAACGGGCGGTCCGAGCACGTCGTGCTGCGGGACGACGCCATGACGGAATGGATGTCCGAGGCCTACCGGAAGTTCCAGCTGGACGGGGAGCAGACCCAGGGGTTCACCTTCGCCACCGAGGTGGTGCGGCTGCTGTCGGTGGCCAAGAACATCTGCGCGGAACCGGTCACCGGCCCCGACGCGGTGGCGACCCATGCCGGATGA
- a CDS encoding sugar phosphate isomerase/epimerase yields MPDDPVLAGLTDEAAYDIGGQLSVLDALSWKAIELRTVDREAVADLTDERFDAVAATLSDSGVRVVCLASRIGGWSRPAGTDFRHDLRELDVLAERARALGTGYLRIMSYPNDGLSDPAWRALAIERITVLAERAAAHGVTLLHENCSGWAGTKAERMLDLLDEVASPALKLLFDTGNGVAHGYDGFDLLADIVGHVEHVHVKDADERGFTLPGQGSARVADCVKLLRANGYQGAWSLEPHLAITPHEQGVLADGAADAFVAAGRAMAGLLR; encoded by the coding sequence ATGCCGGATGACCCGGTGCTCGCCGGCCTCACGGACGAGGCGGCGTACGACATCGGTGGCCAGCTCTCGGTGCTCGACGCACTGAGCTGGAAGGCCATCGAACTGCGCACGGTCGACAGGGAAGCCGTCGCCGACCTCACCGACGAACGGTTCGACGCCGTCGCGGCCACCTTGTCGGACAGCGGTGTGCGCGTGGTCTGCCTGGCGTCCCGGATCGGTGGCTGGTCCCGGCCGGCAGGCACCGATTTCCGGCACGACCTCAGGGAACTCGACGTGCTCGCCGAACGGGCGCGAGCGCTCGGCACCGGCTATCTGAGGATCATGTCCTATCCCAACGACGGGCTGAGCGATCCAGCCTGGCGCGCGCTGGCCATCGAGAGGATCACCGTTCTCGCCGAACGGGCCGCGGCACACGGGGTGACGCTGCTGCACGAGAACTGCTCTGGCTGGGCGGGCACGAAGGCCGAGCGCATGCTCGACCTGCTGGACGAGGTCGCGAGCCCGGCGCTGAAGCTGTTGTTCGACACCGGCAACGGCGTCGCCCACGGCTACGACGGGTTCGACCTGCTCGCCGACATCGTCGGCCACGTCGAACACGTGCACGTCAAGGACGCCGACGAACGCGGCTTCACACTCCCCGGCCAGGGCTCCGCGCGGGTCGCCGACTGTGTAAAACTCTTGCGGGCCAACGGATACCAGGGCGCGTGGTCGCTGGAACCGCATCTCGCGATCACACCGCACGAACAAGGGGTGCTGGCGGACGGCGCGGCGGACGCGTTCGTCGCCGCGGGCCGGGCGATGGCCGGGCTGCTCCGGTGA
- a CDS encoding M20/M25/M40 family metallo-hydrolase — protein sequence MIPGDRSLLVKLLDLPTAGPLETKGEVRLWDAMRAYADAAIDIGFDVLRFAAPDPSVLDRPGVPLLLRDTGPGFLACQPSLVLRIGPASPAVMFNVHLDTVAPFEPAGFDGTRFVGRGAIDAKGPAVALLAGIRAALATEPAVGRDIGVLVQAVSGEEGGAMGTFGTRPLVEAGFHGELNIFCEPTGLRYLPRCSASMTACVRVDGEDAIDDEPHRGHNATVLLGFLAQHLADDLPKHGQVCVAGLHTGLMHNRVYGSGELLLNIPYDSGEAAAKMASALEDGLRTGVTAFGARFRRSSAFARTARDAAAITGLRWLKRDLPALPAQDIPLLDAFVPRWPDDEPGFTCDALWLGGVPGTKTAVLGPGSLGANNAHARGEYADVEELDRFGDLVREIVVRFGRDGGA from the coding sequence GTGATACCCGGGGATCGCAGCCTGCTGGTGAAGCTGCTCGACCTCCCGACGGCCGGGCCACTCGAAACGAAGGGCGAAGTCCGCCTGTGGGACGCGATGCGCGCCTACGCCGACGCCGCCATCGACATCGGTTTCGACGTCCTGCGGTTCGCCGCCCCGGACCCGTCCGTGCTGGACCGTCCGGGTGTCCCCCTCCTGCTCCGCGATACCGGGCCCGGATTCCTCGCCTGCCAGCCGAGCCTCGTGCTGCGGATCGGCCCCGCCTCCCCCGCCGTCATGTTCAACGTCCACCTCGACACGGTGGCCCCGTTCGAACCGGCCGGTTTCGACGGCACCAGATTCGTCGGCCGCGGCGCGATCGACGCCAAAGGGCCCGCGGTGGCCTTGCTGGCCGGTATCCGGGCCGCGCTGGCGACGGAGCCGGCGGTCGGCCGGGACATCGGTGTCCTCGTCCAGGCCGTCTCCGGCGAAGAGGGCGGCGCGATGGGCACCTTCGGGACACGGCCGCTCGTCGAAGCGGGTTTCCACGGCGAGCTCAACATCTTCTGCGAGCCGACCGGGCTGCGATACCTTCCCCGCTGCTCGGCGTCGATGACCGCGTGCGTGCGAGTGGACGGCGAAGACGCCATCGACGACGAGCCGCACCGAGGTCACAACGCGACGGTTCTGCTCGGTTTCCTCGCCCAGCACCTCGCGGACGACCTGCCGAAGCACGGTCAGGTCTGCGTCGCGGGCCTGCACACGGGGCTAATGCACAACCGGGTGTACGGCAGCGGCGAACTTCTGCTCAACATCCCCTACGACTCCGGAGAAGCGGCGGCGAAGATGGCCTCGGCGCTGGAGGACGGGCTGCGGACCGGTGTCACCGCGTTCGGTGCCCGGTTCCGGCGGTCTTCGGCTTTCGCCCGCACCGCGAGGGACGCGGCGGCGATCACCGGCTTGCGCTGGCTGAAACGCGACCTGCCGGCGTTACCGGCACAGGACATCCCGCTGCTGGACGCGTTCGTTCCCCGCTGGCCGGACGACGAGCCGGGGTTCACGTGCGACGCCCTGTGGCTCGGCGGCGTTCCCGGTACCAAGACGGCCGTTCTCGGCCCCGGTTCGCTGGGAGCGAACAACGCGCACGCGCGTGGGGAATACGCCGATGTCGAAGAACTCGACCGGTTCGGCGATCTCGTCCGCGAGATCGTCGTGCGGTTCGGCCGCGACGGAGGAGCATGA
- a CDS encoding Ldh family oxidoreductase, with the protein MTVLVPYPVLLSLAAGVFADRGVPEDRAAIAAAALCHGDLTGVTSHGLVNLTRLYLPLLDQGRAEPKADMAVETDLGACVLADARRTLGLWSASQAMELACARASRHGIGMVSLRGATHIGCAGHHAARAVTHGMIGLVASNCGGQRIAPPPGGTAAMLGTNPLALACPAGGAHPFVLDMSTTVVPTGRIRAAAREGREIPPGWLADGDGSPVTDPAAFDRGEAHLQWLGGAPETGAYKGFGLGLLVEVLGALVPGALLGATSADGNRDDDIGVLALAIAPDVLRTGFAADASALFTAVREWPARDPAAPVVYPGWHEGERAAHRRAHGVPVADAVYRELRTAAERTAG; encoded by the coding sequence ATGACCGTGCTGGTGCCCTATCCCGTTCTGCTTTCCCTGGCCGCCGGGGTCTTCGCGGACCGCGGCGTTCCCGAAGACCGGGCGGCGATCGCCGCGGCCGCGTTGTGCCACGGCGACCTGACCGGGGTGACTTCGCACGGCCTCGTGAACCTGACCAGGCTGTACCTGCCTCTGCTCGATCAAGGACGCGCCGAGCCGAAGGCGGACATGGCCGTCGAGACCGACCTCGGCGCGTGCGTCCTCGCCGACGCCCGCCGCACGCTCGGGTTGTGGTCGGCCTCGCAGGCGATGGAGCTGGCCTGCGCCAGGGCTTCACGACACGGCATCGGCATGGTCTCGCTGCGCGGAGCGACCCATATCGGCTGCGCCGGTCATCATGCCGCGCGTGCCGTCACGCACGGCATGATCGGCCTCGTCGCTTCGAACTGCGGCGGCCAGCGCATCGCCCCGCCGCCCGGCGGCACGGCCGCGATGCTCGGCACGAACCCGCTCGCGCTGGCCTGTCCCGCCGGCGGCGCGCATCCGTTCGTCCTCGACATGAGCACCACCGTCGTGCCGACCGGCCGGATCCGCGCCGCGGCACGGGAAGGCAGGGAGATCCCGCCGGGCTGGCTCGCCGACGGCGACGGTTCGCCGGTGACCGATCCCGCCGCGTTCGACCGGGGCGAAGCCCATCTGCAATGGCTGGGCGGCGCTCCCGAAACGGGCGCCTACAAGGGATTCGGGCTCGGCCTGCTCGTCGAGGTACTCGGTGCGCTGGTACCCGGCGCCCTGCTCGGCGCGACCTCCGCCGACGGGAACCGCGACGACGACATCGGCGTGCTGGCGCTCGCTATCGCTCCGGACGTCCTGCGCACCGGATTCGCCGCCGACGCGTCCGCGCTTTTCACGGCGGTGCGGGAGTGGCCAGCCCGCGATCCCGCGGCCCCGGTCGTCTATCCCGGCTGGCACGAGGGTGAGCGCGCGGCCCACCGCCGTGCGCACGGCGTGCCCGTGGCCGACGCGGTCTACCGGGAACTCCGCACGGCGGCGGAGAGGACGGCGGGATGA
- a CDS encoding Gfo/Idh/MocA family protein: protein MIRVGVVGLGVISRFYLSAVERSAAFRLAAVCDLDPAELSRSAVPGYRDHREMLAAGGLDAVIVTAPNDVHAAVCRDVLDAGLPVCVEKPIATSLVDGEDLVARAARRNVALFTAFHRRYNSNVRALRERIAGGPPIDSLTVRYLERIEEHVGGDRWYLDATRCGGGCVADNGPNALDLVQFFLSTLTLRDVRISRDPDGIDRQATLVLDGAVVELDWSFPGEVKDVEVRLADGTVRYADLLDGYPGFKESLWHEYDGLLNEFEEAVRKGGSWQDNGLAALSIVNDCYRREHDAGRRAETGDHRHGGEGAGASA from the coding sequence ATGATCCGGGTCGGTGTCGTGGGGCTCGGTGTCATCTCGCGGTTCTACCTTTCCGCGGTCGAGCGGTCGGCGGCGTTCCGCCTCGCGGCGGTCTGCGATCTCGACCCGGCGGAGCTTTCGAGAAGCGCCGTGCCCGGCTACCGCGATCATCGGGAGATGCTCGCCGCCGGAGGGCTCGACGCGGTGATCGTCACGGCGCCGAACGACGTGCACGCTGCCGTCTGCCGCGACGTGCTGGACGCGGGTCTGCCCGTGTGCGTGGAGAAGCCGATCGCCACGAGCCTCGTCGACGGCGAGGACCTCGTGGCGCGCGCGGCGCGGCGGAATGTCGCGCTGTTCACGGCCTTCCACCGGAGGTACAACAGCAATGTGCGCGCGTTGCGCGAGAGGATCGCGGGCGGGCCCCCGATCGATTCCCTGACGGTGCGCTACCTGGAACGGATCGAAGAGCACGTCGGCGGTGATCGCTGGTACCTCGACGCGACGCGATGCGGCGGCGGATGCGTGGCGGACAACGGACCGAACGCCCTCGATCTCGTCCAGTTCTTCCTCAGCACGCTGACGCTGCGGGACGTGCGGATCAGCCGCGACCCGGACGGCATCGATCGGCAGGCGACGCTGGTGCTCGACGGCGCGGTCGTCGAACTCGACTGGTCTTTTCCCGGGGAGGTCAAGGACGTCGAGGTCCGGCTGGCGGACGGCACCGTCCGGTACGCCGACCTGCTCGACGGCTACCCGGGCTTCAAGGAATCGCTGTGGCACGAATACGACGGGCTGCTGAACGAGTTCGAGGAGGCCGTGCGCAAGGGCGGCTCCTGGCAGGACAACGGCCTGGCCGCGCTGTCCATAGTGAACGATTGTTACCGGAGGGAGCACGATGCGGGAAGACGGGCCGAAACGGGAGATCACCGGCACGGTGGTGAAGGTGCTGGTGCATCGGCGTGA
- a CDS encoding DUF6917 domain-containing protein → MREDGPKREITGTVVKVLVHRRDDRGMSLEPFASRCVRAGEVHELVTTSHDATEPGARIDHVGFLGFAEIARAGVIDRGDEVWIGGELVGTVLGFDGCHFPNHYNILIHTERPVTGEGIGLKPEREVCFRGRW, encoded by the coding sequence ATGCGGGAAGACGGGCCGAAACGGGAGATCACCGGCACGGTGGTGAAGGTGCTGGTGCATCGGCGTGACGACCGGGGCATGAGCCTCGAACCGTTCGCCAGCCGGTGCGTTCGCGCCGGAGAGGTGCACGAACTCGTGACGACCAGCCACGACGCCACCGAACCGGGCGCACGCATCGACCACGTCGGCTTCCTCGGCTTCGCCGAAATAGCCCGCGCCGGCGTGATCGACCGAGGCGACGAAGTGTGGATCGGCGGCGAACTCGTCGGCACCGTGCTCGGTTTCGACGGCTGCCATTTCCCCAACCACTACAACATCCTCATCCACACCGAGCGGCCGGTCACCGGTGAAGGGATCGGTTTGAAGCCGGAGCGGGAGGTCTGCTTCCGGGGCCGGTGGTGA
- a CDS encoding EF-hand domain-containing protein — MTTAIKNDRLKKRFEKWDVNGNGKIEKTDFEAEATRIIGAFGEDPASPQARAVKDSFVTMFEFLADKAGVGPNGSLNERQFTEVIEAQIFQEGDAGFSRVVRPTISAIVGLCDTDGDGEVDQREFAKWLDAIGVEASAVAPAFRAIDVNGNGKLTVDELVHAVRDYHLGKSDVPLLGK; from the coding sequence ATGACCACGGCGATCAAGAACGACCGGCTCAAGAAGCGTTTCGAGAAGTGGGACGTCAACGGCAACGGCAAGATCGAGAAAACCGACTTCGAGGCCGAGGCCACGAGGATCATCGGCGCGTTCGGCGAAGACCCGGCGTCGCCGCAGGCGCGAGCGGTGAAGGACTCGTTCGTGACGATGTTCGAGTTCCTGGCGGACAAGGCGGGCGTCGGCCCGAACGGATCGTTGAACGAGCGGCAGTTCACCGAGGTGATCGAAGCGCAGATCTTCCAGGAAGGCGACGCGGGTTTCTCCCGGGTGGTCCGCCCGACCATTTCGGCGATCGTCGGCCTGTGCGACACCGACGGCGACGGCGAGGTCGATCAGCGGGAGTTCGCCAAGTGGCTGGACGCGATCGGCGTCGAAGCCTCGGCCGTCGCCCCGGCGTTCCGGGCCATCGACGTGAACGGCAACGGAAAGCTGACCGTCGACGAACTCGTGCACGCGGTCCGCGACTACCACCTCGGCAAGAGCGACGTGCCGCTGCTGGGCAAGTGA
- a CDS encoding nucleotide sugar dehydrogenase, with protein sequence MSVDVVVVGVGYVGLPLAEAIGGAGLSVIGYDTSPRVAAEIAAGRPHVPDVSGSRLRAMRENGFTVTADPEVLGGAETIVLCVPTGLTTAGGPDLAAVRGAVATVAEHLSPGMMVIIESTSFPGTTDEIVRPILEKHGLTAGTDFSLAYSPERVDPGNRRFGIRNTPKVISGHTPSCAKRCAEFYERFVDTVVIARGTREAEMAKLLENTYRYVNIALVNEIAIFCDRIGVDVWDVMHCAATKPFGFTSFAPGPGVGGHCIPVDPKYLLDKAEREGALLGVVHAARLVDDRMPEHVVDRVTRLLAEHGKPLRGAKVLLLGVSYKADVPDTRESAAIRIALRLRALGAELSYHDPVAETVPELGPPVADLDVALRTADVAVLLVAHRAYDHGRLASTARLLFDVTGQVPGKEVVRL encoded by the coding sequence GTGTCTGTCGACGTTGTCGTTGTGGGAGTCGGCTACGTCGGGCTACCGCTGGCGGAAGCCATCGGCGGGGCGGGGTTGTCGGTGATCGGATACGACACCTCGCCTCGGGTGGCCGCGGAGATCGCCGCGGGCAGGCCGCATGTACCCGACGTGTCCGGGAGCCGGCTACGGGCCATGCGAGAGAACGGTTTCACGGTGACGGCCGACCCCGAGGTCCTCGGTGGCGCGGAGACGATCGTGCTGTGCGTGCCGACCGGGCTGACCACGGCGGGCGGACCGGATCTGGCCGCCGTGCGCGGCGCGGTGGCGACGGTCGCCGAGCATTTGTCGCCGGGCATGATGGTGATCATCGAGTCGACGAGTTTCCCGGGCACCACCGACGAGATCGTCCGGCCGATCCTCGAAAAGCACGGTCTGACGGCGGGCACCGACTTCTCGCTCGCGTATTCGCCCGAGCGGGTCGACCCGGGGAACAGGCGGTTCGGCATCAGGAACACGCCGAAGGTGATCAGCGGGCACACCCCGTCCTGCGCGAAGCGTTGTGCCGAGTTCTACGAGCGCTTCGTCGACACGGTGGTGATCGCGCGTGGCACCAGGGAAGCGGAGATGGCCAAGCTGCTGGAGAACACCTACCGGTACGTGAACATCGCGCTGGTCAACGAGATCGCGATCTTCTGCGACCGGATCGGCGTCGACGTGTGGGACGTGATGCACTGCGCGGCGACCAAACCGTTCGGCTTCACGTCGTTCGCGCCGGGGCCCGGGGTCGGCGGGCACTGCATCCCGGTCGACCCCAAGTACCTGCTGGACAAGGCCGAGCGGGAAGGTGCCCTGCTCGGCGTGGTGCACGCCGCTCGTCTCGTGGACGACCGGATGCCCGAGCATGTGGTCGACCGCGTGACCCGGCTGCTCGCCGAGCACGGAAAGCCGTTGCGAGGCGCGAAAGTGCTGTTGCTCGGTGTCTCGTACAAGGCGGACGTGCCGGACACCCGCGAGTCCGCCGCCATCCGGATCGCCCTTCGGTTGCGGGCGCTCGGGGCGGAGCTGTCCTACCACGATCCGGTGGCGGAGACCGTGCCCGAACTGGGGCCGCCGGTGGCCGATCTCGACGTGGCGCTCCGCACCGCGGATGTCGCCGTCCTGCTGGTGGCGCATCGCGCCTACGACCACGGCCGCCTGGCCTCGACGGCCAGGTTGCTGTTCGACGTGACGGGACAGGTTCCCGGGAAGGAGGTCGTCCGTCTCTGA
- a CDS encoding ribokinase: MSRAIAVVASLNVDHIVRAPRIPEPGETLMGFSASRELGGKGGNQAVAAARLGAEVAVIGCVGEDEDGDEYLEALLAEGADVTHVRRSALPTGRAAITVDAEGVNSIVVVSGANADIPAAAAEAAISELPGLRVVAGQLEAAAEATERAFAAARSRGVLTVLNTAPAGDVAGKLLPVSDVVVSNEIEFRQLTGQDPFDGNGLRRGGADLFAAGCRWVIVTLGAAGCAVLDASSSTRVPAVAVRAVDTTAAGDSFVGALAARLAEIPGEPTTADVVAACGFAAKVAAVVVTRHGAHPSLPTLAEVVDAHR; the protein is encoded by the coding sequence ATGAGCCGCGCGATAGCCGTGGTCGCGTCGCTCAACGTCGATCACATCGTCCGGGCGCCGCGCATCCCGGAGCCGGGGGAGACCCTGATGGGGTTTTCGGCGAGCCGGGAGCTGGGCGGGAAAGGCGGCAACCAGGCGGTCGCCGCCGCCCGGCTCGGCGCGGAAGTGGCCGTGATCGGCTGCGTCGGCGAGGACGAGGACGGCGACGAGTACCTGGAAGCCCTGCTCGCCGAGGGCGCCGACGTGACCCACGTGCGCCGGTCCGCGCTGCCCACCGGCCGGGCGGCGATCACCGTCGACGCGGAAGGTGTCAACTCGATCGTCGTCGTGTCCGGGGCGAACGCCGACATCCCGGCGGCGGCCGCCGAAGCGGCGATCAGCGAACTGCCGGGGCTTCGGGTCGTCGCAGGCCAGCTGGAGGCGGCGGCCGAAGCGACGGAACGCGCTTTCGCGGCCGCTCGCTCACGTGGCGTACTGACCGTGCTCAACACCGCGCCCGCCGGAGACGTGGCCGGGAAGCTGCTGCCGGTCAGCGACGTGGTGGTGTCGAACGAAATCGAGTTCCGGCAGCTCACCGGCCAGGATCCGTTCGACGGCAACGGGTTGCGGCGCGGCGGCGCCGACTTGTTCGCCGCGGGATGCCGGTGGGTGATCGTGACGCTGGGGGCCGCGGGATGCGCCGTGCTCGACGCGTCGTCGTCCACGCGGGTGCCGGCCGTCGCGGTACGGGCGGTGGACACCACCGCCGCGGGAGATTCGTTCGTCGGCGCGCTCGCCGCCAGGCTCGCGGAAATCCCCGGTGAGCCGACGACCGCGGACGTGGTGGCCGCTTGCGGTTTCGCGGCGAAAGTGGCCGCGGTCGTGGTGACGCGGCACGGGGCGCATCCCTCCCTGCCGACCTTGGCCGAGGTGGTCGACGCTCACCGCTAG
- a CDS encoding phosphotriesterase — translation MAEVRGVLGAVDAAGLGLVLPHEHLFNDLSSAVAEPSYASTRHLAEAEVGPGLQFLLRQDPYCCTDNVAAKDRASVVREVTAFAAAGGGTLVDATGSAAIGRDPLALAAVAGATGVTIVMGTGAYLEKFEGERITAVTVDAQTEHILAELDEGVGETGIRAGVIGEVGVSPSFTDGERASLRAAALAQAERPAVGLNIHMPGWQRRGHEVLDLVLEECGALPAKVALAHSDPSGDDPGYQRELLERGVLLEFDMIGLDISFPGEGVAPTVSQTAHAVARWVNEGFGDQIMLSHDLFLKQMWTHNGGNGLVFVPTIFADLLEAEGVPAEAVARLMRDVPARWLTA, via the coding sequence GTGGCTGAGGTGCGCGGTGTTCTCGGCGCGGTCGACGCGGCGGGCCTCGGGCTGGTACTGCCGCACGAGCACCTCTTCAACGACCTGTCCTCCGCGGTCGCCGAGCCGTCCTATGCGTCCACCCGGCACCTCGCCGAGGCGGAAGTGGGGCCGGGCCTGCAGTTCCTGCTTCGTCAGGATCCCTACTGCTGCACCGACAACGTGGCGGCGAAGGACCGTGCCAGCGTCGTGCGCGAGGTGACCGCGTTCGCGGCGGCGGGCGGCGGCACGCTGGTCGACGCGACCGGCAGCGCGGCGATCGGCCGGGATCCGCTCGCCTTGGCGGCGGTCGCCGGAGCCACCGGGGTCACCATTGTCATGGGCACCGGTGCGTACCTGGAGAAGTTCGAGGGGGAGCGCATCACCGCGGTCACCGTCGACGCGCAGACCGAGCACATCCTCGCCGAACTGGACGAGGGTGTCGGCGAGACGGGCATCCGGGCCGGTGTCATCGGCGAGGTCGGTGTTTCGCCGTCCTTCACCGACGGGGAACGGGCCTCCTTGCGGGCCGCGGCGCTCGCGCAGGCGGAGCGCCCGGCCGTGGGGCTGAACATCCACATGCCCGGCTGGCAGCGCCGCGGGCACGAAGTGCTCGACCTCGTACTGGAGGAATGCGGGGCGCTCCCGGCCAAGGTGGCGCTGGCGCACAGCGATCCGTCCGGTGACGACCCGGGATACCAACGCGAGCTTCTCGAACGCGGCGTGCTGCTGGAGTTCGACATGATCGGCCTCGACATCTCGTTCCCCGGCGAAGGTGTCGCCCCGACGGTTTCCCAGACCGCTCACGCCGTGGCCCGGTGGGTGAACGAGGGCTTCGGTGACCAGATCATGCTGTCGCACGACCTGTTCCTGAAGCAGATGTGGACGCACAACGGCGGCAACGGGCTCGTCTTCGTGCCGACGATCTTCGCCGATCTGCTCGAAGCCGAAGGCGTGCCGGCCGAAGCCGTGGCCCGGCTGATGCGAGACGTCCCGGCCCGGTGGCTGACCGCATGA
- a CDS encoding DMT family transporter, whose amino-acid sequence MSTSSPTGRAASVVVLTIATVFAGMLGPLQSLVNGHLGTALSDGHAAALVSFGTGLVLMLIIVLARTRTRDAFFRLPGQLVRGEIPRWNFFAGLCGAVIVLSEGVTVGFLGVAIFQTSLISGMVISGVVCDRLGIGVPFKQAMSAPRVAGAILAICATVLVVSPNWSAPHMIALAIMPFVGGLLAGWQPAGNSEVGLLSGSMFVSITWNFLIGFVALGLVYVVRMAVSGAHFTLPGTWWMYFGGPLGLMSIALMALLVRGLGLLLLGLASTAGQLIGSLLLELVAPAAGSSLHLVTVIGAVVALAAAAIAMIPSRHTAEPAVLAQPAEVRRG is encoded by the coding sequence ATGAGTACGTCGTCACCCACCGGCCGCGCGGCCTCGGTCGTCGTCTTGACGATCGCGACCGTCTTCGCCGGAATGCTCGGCCCCTTGCAGTCGCTCGTCAACGGCCATCTCGGCACCGCGCTCTCCGACGGGCACGCCGCCGCGCTGGTGTCCTTCGGCACCGGCCTGGTGCTGATGCTGATCATCGTGCTGGCGCGGACCCGGACACGCGACGCGTTCTTCCGGCTGCCCGGTCAGCTGGTGCGCGGGGAGATCCCGCGGTGGAACTTCTTCGCCGGTCTGTGCGGCGCGGTGATCGTGCTCTCCGAAGGTGTCACGGTCGGTTTCCTCGGGGTGGCGATCTTCCAGACCTCGCTGATCTCCGGCATGGTCATCTCCGGCGTGGTGTGCGACCGCCTCGGTATCGGCGTCCCGTTCAAGCAGGCGATGAGCGCGCCGCGCGTGGCCGGGGCGATCCTGGCCATCTGCGCCACCGTGCTGGTGGTGTCCCCGAACTGGTCGGCCCCGCACATGATCGCGCTGGCGATCATGCCGTTCGTGGGCGGCCTGCTCGCCGGCTGGCAGCCCGCCGGCAATTCCGAGGTGGGCCTGCTGTCCGGCTCGATGTTCGTTTCCATCACCTGGAACTTCCTCATCGGCTTCGTGGCGCTCGGCCTCGTGTACGTGGTGCGGATGGCGGTCTCGGGCGCGCATTTCACGCTGCCGGGCACCTGGTGGATGTACTTCGGCGGGCCGCTCGGTCTCATGTCGATCGCGTTGATGGCCTTGCTGGTGCGGGGTCTGGGGCTCCTGCTGCTGGGGCTGGCCTCCACGGCCGGTCAGCTCATCGGGTCGCTGCTGCTCGAACTCGTCGCTCCCGCCGCGGGTTCCAGCCTGCACCTGGTCACCGTCATCGGCGCGGTCGTGGCACTGGCGGCCGCGGCGATCGCGATGATCCCGTCCCGGCACACGGCCGAGCCGGCGGTCCTCGCCCAGCCCGCCGAGGTGCGCCGTGGCTGA